The DNA region TACGGGAGATTTTGAAACTTTAGTGGATAAGAATAGTTTTACTCCCAAATTTAAAATTGATGACTTAGTAAGTATTTATGTCTCAACATTAGATAGTGAGGCAAGTGCGCCCTTTAATTTATTTAGGGGAGGTTCTGAAGGTGGGATACGCCCTGAACAAGTAGACTATTTGATAGATAAAGAAGGTGAGATAGATTTTCCCGTTATTGGTAAGGTTAAAATTGCCGGACTTTCTGGTGAAGAGGTAAGAGTTTTGTTGCGGAATAAACTTTCAGATTATTTGAAAGATCCAATCATTAATATCAGGTTACGTAACTTTAGCGTATCGGTTTTAGGAGAAGTAAATAGACCAGGTACATATCCTGTAGATGGTGAGCGTATTACTATACTAGAAGCCTTAGGTCTGGCGAGTGATATGACTATAAAAGGTATGAGAGAAAATGTTATGGTCATTCGTGATTTTGATGGTACCAAGGTGTACACTAGAATAGACCTTACAAAAAAAGAAGCACTAAGTTCACCAGTATATTATCTTACGCAGAATGATGTAGTCTATGTAGAGCCAAATAAATCTGCTATTAATGCTTCATCTTTTGATAGCAGAGTTACAGTAGCAATATCTATAGCTTCGTTATTGATAACATCTACAGTGCTCTTGATTACAAGAAATTAATCACAAGATTTTCTACCTAATTAATATTAATATTAATGAGCATATCTACTCAGAATTCAATGTCTAATAATTCCTTTGATATAAAAGAAGTTTTAAATACTTATACGGTACATTTGAAGTGGTTTATATTGTCTGTAGTTGTTGCTTTAATTATAGCTTTTCTTTATATTAGATATTCTACACCGCAGTTTGCCGTTCAAACGCAGATTCAGATATTGGAAGATAAGACATCGGGCTCTGAGCTGGATGTTTTTCAAGATTTGAATCTATTGGGTGGAGGCAAGAATAAAGTAGAAGATGAGCTACAACTCATAAGTTCTCGATCTAATTTTATCAGAGTGGTTAAAGAGCTAAATTTAAACACTCAAATTTTAGTTCAAGGAAATATTAAGGAGACAGAGTTATATAAAAATCCTCCGGTTAATTTAAACTTTATTGCAGCCGACTCAATATTGAATCGAGCAAATTTAGATTTTTTTATAACCATTTCGTCCTCAACAACTTTTGGTTACACGGAAGAGGAGGATAAGCCAGTAAAAATATATGCCTTCGGTAAAAACATTCCTACACCCATAGGGGATATAGTTATTACTCCTAATGTTGGAGTTTTTGAAAGTTATAAAGATAAAAAGTTAAGGATTTCGGTAAAACCTATTGAAGATGTTGCACAAGGGTACCGTACACGAATTATAGTTAGTAATCCGGGTGAACTATCTAATATAGTTAATATTACCTTGGAAGACCCTATACGAGAGAAAGCAGCAAATATTCTTGATGCACTAGTACGTATATATAACGAAAATGCTATAAAGGATAAGCAGATTATTGCCGACCGGACTTCTAATTTTATTGATGAACGAATAGGTAATATTTCTTCTGATTTGGCTAGTGTAGATCAGTCAGCTCAGGATTTTAAAACAGAAAAAGGTGTTACCGATATTGCAGCGGAAGCGAATGTTAACTTAAATGTTGGTGTTGCCAATCAGCAGGAATTAGCAAATGCCCGAAATCAGCTTAACATGGCCGCGTCTATGCAGGAATTGGTCCAGCAGCAAGGTGGTTACGAGGTTTTGCCAACCAATATTGGGCTTTCAGACCCAACAATAGCAAGTACCACAGATCGCTATAATCAACTGGTTTTGGAACGTAAGCGGCTTCTTAAAAGTTCAAATGAGAAAAACCCGGTAATAGTTAACTTAGATCAACAAATTGCTGGTCTAAAAAGTAGTATGCAGTCTAGTTTAAGTAGCACTGTAAATAATCTTGGGCTTACGGTAAATTCTTTAAGTGGACAACAGGCACGGTTTAATTCTAAGATATATTCTTCACCGGCAAATGAACGGGCGTTGAGGGATATTACTAGGCAGCAGCAGACTACAGAATCTCTATATCTTTATCTTCTACAAAAAAGAGAGGAAGCACAAATTTCAGCAGCTTCCAGTTCGCCTAAATCTAAAATTGTAGATCAAGCCTACAGCATTAGTAAATTGCCGGTTTCTCCAAAAAAATCTATAATTTATCTGGCATCTTTTATTTTAGGCTTGCTTGTTCCGTTTAGTATAATTTATGCGAAGGATCTTTTAGATAATAAAGTGCATAATATGCATTCCTTGGAGAAATTGGTTAAGAACATACCAATCCTTGGGGAGCTTCCAAGATTAACAAAAAAGGATGAAAAGCTTGTAGTCAAAGAAGATAGGTCAGTGCTTGCGGAATCCCTTAGAATTATTCGTACCAATCTGGATTATTTGATTAAATCAAAGCAAGAGAAGTCTGGGAAGAATAATATTGTGTTTGTTACGTCTAGTGTCCCTGGTGAGGGTAAAACATTCCTTTCTACCAATTTATCTATGATATTGGCTAGCACCAATAAAAAAGTACTTTTAATAGGGGCTGATATTAGAAACCCTAAATTGTATACATTTTTCTCGGGTGGTAACATGGATAACATGCAGAAGCCTAACAGAAATAAAGATGCTGGTCTTACAGAATTTTTATACGACAATACTATTGCGATAAGAGATATCGTTAATCCTATGCTCGTGCATCGAAATACAATAGATGTTATTTACTCGGGTAGAATACCTCCTAACCCTGCGGAACTTTTGATGAGTGGAAGGATAAAAGAATTATTTACTCAAGTTTCTGAAACTTACGATTATGTAATTGTAGATACAGCACCTTTAATGGTTGTTACGGATACATTGCTTATTAGTGAGTATGCTGATCTTTTGCTGTATGTTACTAGAGCTGGAGTTACAGAGACAAACGCTGTAGATTACCCAATAAAACTTCAAGAAGAAGGAAAAATAAAAGGACTTTCCTTTGTTGTTAACGATGTAGATTCTTCTAATTTGGGTTATGGTGGAAAATATGGATATGGTTACGGAAAATCCCAGAAAAAGTGGTGGAAGTTTTAAAAATTTTCACTTTATAATACCCCTGAAGTAAAATTCAGGGTGTTTTCGGTAGTTGTGTAGCCATTATTGTGTGTGTCGCTATCCAAATTAGTATTTATTATAATAATCTTCCCCCTATAATTTAATTGATAGAACACTATATTCTAAGTAAACAGATGTAGTGGACAGTTCAGAGATACTCTAAGTTGATAACTTTATTAAGTCGGCTGGTTATTTGCCGAGTATCAATCCTGTTTTAACGAAAAGCAGTAGGGTATTTCCGTCTCAAACTGTTATTAGATTATATTTGTCACTGGTCTGCTAACACGCTAAATCCGGATACCAAACACTTAAGTAACATGAAAAAAAAATACTTTTTTAAACTAGTTTTCACATGTCTTACTATCTTTTTAGTGGGTCATAAAACTGTTACCGCACAATTAACCGATGAATTTGCGAAAGTTGATATCGTAACTGGATTGTCCAATGCAACCAACTTTAAATTTGCACCGGATGGCAGGATATTTATTCTAGATCGTTTCGGTGAAATCTTAATCTATAAACCAGATGAACAATTTACGGTAACGGCTGGGACATTACCTGTTTATCATGAACATGAAGATGGTTTAGTTGGTGTAGCAATCGATCCTGATTTTGAAAACAATAATAAAATTTATCTTCATTATGCACCAATAGATTTTGTAGGGTATAGGGTTTCAAGATTTAGTGTTGATGGGGATATGGTAGATTTCAGCTCTGAGGAAGTCATTATCCAGTGGAATACGTCTAGGTCTGCGTTATGGCATTCTGGCGGTGATATGGATTTTGATTCTCAAGGCAACCTTTATATAGCCACGGGGGATAACACCACTTATGGCAGCAAACTTTATTCACCACTTGATGAAGATGATTCTGACTTTAGTGCGGAGAAAGCTTCTTCTAATACGAATGATTTAAGGGGCAAAATATTAAGGATTAAACCTGGGCCAGGTACTACTTACACCATACCTACTGGGAATTTGTTTGCCGCTGGTACGCCGAATACCAAGCCGGAAATTTATGTAATGGGAGCAAGAAACCCTTATCGAATTTTTGTGGATAAAGAGCATAATGATTGGTTGTTTTGGGGAGAGGTGGGGCCTGATGGAAATGAAGCAGGAGAATTAGGTCCAGAAGGATTAGATGAAATCAATTTAACCAAGCAAGCAGGTAATTATGGTTGGCCCTATTTTTCTGGTATAGATAATGATCCATACCAAATTTCATATGCCAATCCAAAGTATTATAATAATCCAGCGGCACCTGAGAATATTTCAAAATGGAACACAGGGGCAACGGTACTACCCTCGGCTCAAGAAGCCTGGATTGAAAAATTTCATAAATGTTATTTAGCAGGTTTTAGATACAATTATGTTAACGACGAATTGTTAGATCAACAACGTCTACCAGCTGAATTTGATGGACTTTTCTTTTACTTTGATTTTAACACAAGCCGTATTTGGGCAGTAGAAATGGGGGGTGATGGTACAATTATTTCCGAAGAAATGCTTTCGGACGAGGTTTTCCCGGGTTCCGGAAATAGTAAAGATGGGTATATTGATATGGAATTAGGCCCCGATGGAAAAATGTACATTTTGGCCTATGGTGCGGGCTGTTGTCCTCAGGACATTCCGGAAGGCATAGGTAGACTTATTCAAGTTAATTATACCGGTATTACTACAAATTCCCCACCTTCTGTAGTTATGGGAGCTGATGTTACTTATGGTCCTTTGCCGTTAACGGTCAATTTTACAGGAGATCAGACGACAGACCCTAATGGAGATTCCCCATTGAGCTATGCTTGGGACATAGATATAGATGGTACGGTTGATTATACTACACCTAATATTTCTCATACTTACACTACCAAAGGAACGTATTCGGCACAACTTAAGGTTACGGATCCTGAAGGGGCTATTGGTGCTAAAACAATAAAAATTTATGCGGGTAATACCCCTACGGAATTTAATTTTAATTCGCCTGTAGACGGTGGTTTTTTTAATTGGAACGATGATGTAGATTTTGATTTGGTGGCCAATGATGCAGAAGACGGTATTATTTCTTGTGAGGACGTTAATGTGGTACCATCCTTGGGACATGAAAA from Zobellia alginiliquefaciens includes:
- a CDS encoding polysaccharide biosynthesis/export family protein, coding for MSIKKMSSIHIVKSLKSTFFLLIISVVLLSSCATRQEVVYFQNTGDFETLVDKNSFTPKFKIDDLVSIYVSTLDSEASAPFNLFRGGSEGGIRPEQVDYLIDKEGEIDFPVIGKVKIAGLSGEEVRVLLRNKLSDYLKDPIINIRLRNFSVSVLGEVNRPGTYPVDGERITILEALGLASDMTIKGMRENVMVIRDFDGTKVYTRIDLTKKEALSSPVYYLTQNDVVYVEPNKSAINASSFDSRVTVAISIASLLITSTVLLITRN
- a CDS encoding GumC family protein, coding for MSISTQNSMSNNSFDIKEVLNTYTVHLKWFILSVVVALIIAFLYIRYSTPQFAVQTQIQILEDKTSGSELDVFQDLNLLGGGKNKVEDELQLISSRSNFIRVVKELNLNTQILVQGNIKETELYKNPPVNLNFIAADSILNRANLDFFITISSSTTFGYTEEEDKPVKIYAFGKNIPTPIGDIVITPNVGVFESYKDKKLRISVKPIEDVAQGYRTRIIVSNPGELSNIVNITLEDPIREKAANILDALVRIYNENAIKDKQIIADRTSNFIDERIGNISSDLASVDQSAQDFKTEKGVTDIAAEANVNLNVGVANQQELANARNQLNMAASMQELVQQQGGYEVLPTNIGLSDPTIASTTDRYNQLVLERKRLLKSSNEKNPVIVNLDQQIAGLKSSMQSSLSSTVNNLGLTVNSLSGQQARFNSKIYSSPANERALRDITRQQQTTESLYLYLLQKREEAQISAASSSPKSKIVDQAYSISKLPVSPKKSIIYLASFILGLLVPFSIIYAKDLLDNKVHNMHSLEKLVKNIPILGELPRLTKKDEKLVVKEDRSVLAESLRIIRTNLDYLIKSKQEKSGKNNIVFVTSSVPGEGKTFLSTNLSMILASTNKKVLLIGADIRNPKLYTFFSGGNMDNMQKPNRNKDAGLTEFLYDNTIAIRDIVNPMLVHRNTIDVIYSGRIPPNPAELLMSGRIKELFTQVSETYDYVIVDTAPLMVVTDTLLISEYADLLLYVTRAGVTETNAVDYPIKLQEEGKIKGLSFVVNDVDSSNLGYGGKYGYGYGKSQKKWWKF